A genomic segment from bacterium encodes:
- a CDS encoding DUF6029 family protein has product MHLTTTCLILISLLPIAAVRAQVQVSGNNQLEYAHNASADVKLQSPARRDFFENWTEGNLRYRQFRLGLRLEMHNAPQIYAPDQSIRKAEFAQRFLEYDSGTLNVRAGHNYALLGRGLTLRFFENRQLRYDTRLDGLTVAYRQANFDLTLLSGQPINRENERQKIFHGAEWRLKPLKQVHAGATAVTTHPDGKQRVSWGSLFSEINLPHGSLYLEYAREDNPNETKSGAALYLNANALLGAFSLTAEFKDYDRFEQYEGVYFNNPPLVAREHLYTLLNRHQLVQNTNDETGYACEAAYPVIKDGVLTAHYSRTENHQQERLFEEFYSQFEWTTPFDWELFGAASRQQDASARYLNLVGSAAAEVTDFYAVKAIVEHQHTRRLLNDQQFYSQAVTLGLSHAPNWTVSLLTERTTEQDLSQKLWAAVQVDVNFWKNFDLSLVAGSRRKGKICVGGVCVIKPELEGVEATLITRF; this is encoded by the coding sequence GTGCACTTGACCACCACCTGCCTGATTCTAATCTCCCTCCTGCCCATTGCTGCGGTGCGGGCGCAGGTTCAAGTTTCCGGCAACAACCAGCTTGAATATGCGCACAATGCCAGCGCCGACGTCAAGCTGCAATCACCGGCTCGCCGCGATTTCTTTGAGAATTGGACGGAAGGCAACTTGCGCTATCGCCAGTTTCGTCTCGGCCTGCGGCTGGAGATGCACAACGCACCGCAGATCTATGCGCCCGATCAATCCATTCGCAAGGCTGAATTCGCCCAACGCTTTCTGGAGTATGACAGCGGCACGCTCAACGTGCGCGCCGGCCACAACTATGCCTTGCTCGGCCGCGGCTTGACGCTGCGCTTCTTCGAAAACCGGCAATTGCGCTACGACACCCGCCTCGATGGCCTCACGGTTGCCTATCGCCAGGCGAACTTCGATCTCACCCTGCTCTCCGGCCAGCCGATCAATCGCGAGAATGAACGGCAGAAGATCTTTCATGGCGCGGAATGGCGCCTGAAGCCGCTCAAACAAGTTCATGCCGGCGCGACTGCCGTGACCACGCATCCTGACGGCAAGCAGCGCGTGAGCTGGGGCTCGCTGTTTTCCGAAATCAATCTCCCGCACGGCAGCCTTTATCTCGAATATGCCCGCGAAGACAATCCCAATGAAACGAAATCCGGCGCGGCGCTTTATCTCAACGCCAATGCCTTGCTGGGCGCCTTCAGCTTGACCGCGGAATTCAAAGACTACGATCGCTTCGAGCAATATGAAGGCGTCTATTTCAACAATCCGCCGCTGGTCGCGCGCGAACATCTCTACACGCTGCTCAACCGCCATCAACTCGTGCAAAACACCAACGATGAAACCGGCTATGCCTGCGAAGCCGCCTATCCGGTGATCAAAGACGGCGTGCTCACCGCGCACTACAGCCGCACCGAGAATCATCAACAGGAAAGACTCTTCGAAGAATTCTACAGCCAGTTCGAGTGGACCACGCCCTTCGACTGGGAATTGTTCGGCGCCGCCAGCCGCCAGCAGGATGCGTCAGCGCGCTATCTCAATCTCGTCGGCAGTGCCGCCGCGGAGGTGACGGACTTCTACGCGGTGAAAGCCATTGTCGAGCATCAACACACACGCCGGTTGTTGAACGATCAACAATTCTACAGCCAGGCGGTGACGCTGGGGCTCAGTCATGCGCCCAACTGGACGGTTTCGCTGCTCACCGAGCGCACCACCGAGCAGGACCTGAGCCAAAAGCTCTGGGCCGCCGTGCAGGTCGATGTGAATTTCTGGAAGAACTTCGATCTGTCGCTGGTTGCGGGCTCGCGACGCAAGGGCAAAATTTGCGTTGGCGGCGTGTGCGTGATCAAGCCCGAGCTGGAAGGTGTGGAAGCGACGCTGATCACGCGTTTTTGA
- a CDS encoding Omp28-related outer membrane protein — protein sequence MKRINWLRISVAAATLVLALALNLAIPSLSLSQTQRNPVLEFCTGTWCQWCPCGDDVVHSILASNPNTIVLAYHGPTGAGDPFANFAGSSIINSLGFSAYPTGIVDRATGIISRNLWPQQISNRATLPATVSMVMKRKYDRATRKFTASVDFTALQNLNGEYRWNAILVEDGQVYAQTSNTTCTPGRTTLPNYVHEWTVRAMMNGALGQQIVNGAWNQNQTISQTFEYTVSAAAPAIVPENCSVVVKVYKVGSSLAANSEIQQAQRWPLLSDYEAKFTATTREALGRSTEPASFSALLTNSGLLADTYSLNLEFAGAAGWSASFTTKNGTFTPGQSEALTLQSEETATLTVNVNANSINGTGLARLRFSSSNVTSEQLEFRLTTYGLDLLLVDDEENGYESFVLPALDQSGQNYGAISSRSLPAAGDDLYSFKSILWMTALSRPGLTPAEQELIKAYLDHGGRLYLNGLDLAYQLGDPTSPYYSASSLEFLTKYLHASFVKRNDTPAVVEGIAGDPISESLPLLFITGGTGASTVNPAEGRFANQIAPAGLYSNAIFSFFQTPDAVSGIRAVHYGTHGNGRVVFTTFGFETIDGVEDKNLLLGKINNWLALPTGLAAPDEPGRVYRFELAANYPNPFNPETRIVYTLPAGARQQSSLVVINQLGQTVRTLVQQEQSSGRHEVTWDGRDDQGRQVRSGVYFYRLRHGAAQDTRKMILLH from the coding sequence ATGAAGCGCATCAACTGGCTTCGTATCTCCGTCGCCGCCGCGACGCTCGTTTTGGCCCTGGCGCTCAATCTTGCGATTCCATCTTTGTCACTGAGTCAGACGCAGCGCAACCCGGTGCTCGAGTTTTGCACGGGCACCTGGTGCCAGTGGTGTCCGTGTGGCGATGACGTCGTGCACAGCATCCTGGCCAGCAATCCCAACACCATTGTGCTGGCCTATCACGGCCCCACCGGCGCCGGCGATCCCTTTGCCAACTTCGCCGGCAGCTCGATCATCAACTCCCTCGGCTTCAGCGCCTATCCCACCGGCATCGTTGATCGCGCTACCGGCATCATCAGCCGCAATCTCTGGCCACAGCAAATCAGCAACCGCGCCACATTGCCTGCGACCGTGAGCATGGTGATGAAAAGAAAATACGATCGCGCCACGCGCAAATTCACCGCCAGCGTCGATTTCACCGCGCTGCAGAATTTGAACGGCGAATACCGCTGGAACGCGATTCTGGTCGAAGACGGCCAGGTTTACGCCCAAACTTCCAACACCACCTGCACGCCGGGCCGCACCACCCTGCCGAATTACGTGCACGAGTGGACCGTGCGCGCGATGATGAACGGCGCGCTCGGCCAGCAAATCGTCAACGGTGCGTGGAATCAGAATCAGACGATTTCCCAAACCTTCGAGTACACCGTTTCCGCCGCTGCGCCGGCCATCGTGCCGGAAAATTGCAGCGTGGTGGTGAAGGTCTACAAAGTTGGCTCATCGCTCGCGGCCAACAGCGAGATTCAGCAAGCGCAACGCTGGCCGCTGCTCTCGGATTACGAGGCCAAATTCACCGCCACGACCAGAGAGGCGCTGGGCCGCAGCACCGAGCCGGCGAGTTTCTCGGCGCTTTTGACCAACAGCGGCCTGCTCGCCGACACCTATAGCCTCAATCTCGAATTCGCCGGCGCAGCGGGCTGGTCGGCATCATTCACTACCAAAAACGGCACCTTCACGCCCGGGCAGTCCGAGGCTTTGACGCTGCAATCGGAAGAAACCGCCACGCTGACGGTGAACGTCAACGCCAATTCTATCAACGGCACAGGCCTCGCGCGGCTGCGATTCTCCTCTTCGAATGTGACTTCGGAGCAGTTGGAATTCCGCCTCACCACCTACGGCCTGGATCTGTTGCTGGTGGATGATGAGGAGAATGGATACGAATCCTTCGTGCTGCCTGCGCTCGACCAATCCGGCCAGAACTACGGCGCCATCTCCAGCCGCTCGCTGCCTGCAGCCGGAGATGATCTCTACAGCTTCAAAAGCATTCTGTGGATGACGGCACTCTCGCGGCCCGGGCTGACGCCGGCGGAACAGGAGCTGATCAAGGCTTATCTCGATCACGGCGGCCGCTTGTATTTGAACGGCCTTGATCTCGCCTATCAACTCGGCGACCCAACAAGCCCGTACTACTCGGCGAGCAGCCTGGAATTCCTCACCAAGTATTTGCATGCTTCCTTCGTGAAACGGAACGACACGCCGGCGGTGGTGGAAGGCATTGCCGGTGATCCGATTTCGGAGAGCTTGCCGCTGCTCTTCATCACCGGTGGCACGGGCGCGAGCACGGTCAATCCGGCAGAGGGCAGATTCGCCAATCAAATCGCGCCGGCGGGGCTTTACAGCAACGCGATTTTCAGCTTCTTCCAAACGCCCGACGCCGTCTCCGGGATTCGCGCGGTGCACTACGGCACGCACGGCAATGGCCGCGTCGTTTTCACCACCTTCGGCTTCGAGACCATCGACGGCGTGGAAGACAAAAACCTGCTGCTCGGCAAAATCAACAACTGGCTGGCGCTTCCCACCGGCCTCGCTGCGCCGGATGAACCCGGCCGAGTCTACCGCTTCGAGTTGGCAGCGAATTATCCCAATCCTTTCAATCCGGAAACGCGCATTGTCTACACCTTGCCCGCCGGTGCCCGGCAGCAATCCTCGCTGGTGGTGATCAATCAACTGGGCCAAACCGTGCGCACGCTGGTCCAGCAAGAACAAAGCAGCGGCCGCCACGAAGTGACGTGGGACGGCCGCGATGACCAGGGCCGACAAGTGCGCAGCGGCGTTTATTTCTACCGGCTGCGCCATGGCGCAGCTCAGGACACGCGCAAGATGATCCTTTTGCATTGA
- a CDS encoding S9 family peptidase, producing MLLSKKVHVLSLLVLLSATMLFAQNRLTPEMVVNLKIVSAAEIDPTGKNVAYVLTTARAAEEETGGRYSELFVTSVSGGAARQFTFRPQGVSAPQWSPEGKWLYFSALRKEQSERNAVYRIALDGGEAQLVAKAASDITSYLLSPDGQWLAYLMTDVQTAADKQNAKVGKDVRTVDQSFKFPRLYVQPAAGGEAQALTGEIAVWSFVWSPDASKLVLQASATPKTDDSYMFKKIYVVNRTGGEAKLLTETKGKLGAMSWSPDGQRLAFLAGVDESDPAHGSIFVVAAAGGTAMNITENYEGTATWVEWINATTLAFTAVERSHTVLKTMPAQGGRMTAVITSGFTFNAASLARDGKSFALVANTDNHPNEAFSGSLATGKLTRLTNSNPELANVQLAGSEEISWTARDGLEITGLLMLPLNYEKGKRYPCLVQIHGGPESAYLDGWSTNYVQWGELLAANGFVVFSPNYRGSTGRGVAYAKADHQDLGGREFEDVLDGLAHLDRQGLIDLNRVGMGGFSYGGYFSGLAATRYSEHFKAASMGAGIANWVSFTGTSDIPYENSMVHWNLPVWENMEKAWLASPMAHVQKSSTALLISHGDKDDRVPLTQGWEIYTALKMLGKTVEFDIYPRAAHGFREANHQLFSIKRNLEWFEKYVKGATSGPAVP from the coding sequence ATGTTGTTGAGCAAGAAAGTGCATGTGCTTTCCCTTTTGGTTCTGTTGAGCGCAACCATGCTGTTCGCGCAAAACCGCCTCACGCCGGAGATGGTGGTGAATCTCAAAATCGTGAGCGCCGCAGAGATCGATCCAACTGGCAAGAACGTTGCCTATGTGCTCACCACCGCTCGCGCCGCCGAGGAAGAAACGGGGGGCCGCTACAGCGAGTTGTTCGTCACTTCGGTCTCGGGCGGTGCGGCCCGGCAATTCACCTTCAGACCACAAGGCGTCAGCGCGCCGCAATGGTCGCCGGAGGGCAAGTGGCTCTATTTCTCCGCGCTGCGCAAGGAACAGAGTGAGCGCAACGCAGTTTATCGCATCGCGCTTGATGGCGGCGAAGCCCAGTTGGTTGCCAAGGCCGCGAGCGACATTACCAGTTATCTCCTTTCACCCGACGGCCAGTGGCTCGCTTACCTCATGACCGACGTCCAAACCGCAGCGGACAAGCAGAATGCCAAGGTCGGCAAGGACGTTCGAACCGTCGACCAGAGTTTCAAATTCCCGCGCCTTTACGTACAACCGGCGGCCGGCGGCGAAGCCCAAGCGCTGACCGGCGAAATCGCGGTGTGGAGTTTTGTCTGGTCGCCGGATGCCAGCAAGCTGGTCCTGCAAGCGAGCGCGACGCCCAAGACTGACGATTCTTACATGTTCAAGAAGATCTATGTTGTGAATCGCACGGGTGGCGAGGCGAAACTGCTGACCGAGACCAAAGGCAAGCTCGGCGCTATGAGTTGGTCTCCGGACGGCCAACGGCTGGCCTTTCTCGCGGGTGTGGACGAGAGCGATCCCGCCCATGGCAGCATCTTTGTCGTCGCCGCGGCCGGCGGCACCGCGATGAACATCACCGAAAACTATGAAGGCACGGCAACCTGGGTCGAATGGATCAATGCCACGACGCTGGCCTTCACCGCGGTCGAGCGCAGTCACACCGTGCTGAAAACCATGCCGGCGCAAGGCGGAAGAATGACGGCTGTAATCACCAGCGGGTTCACGTTCAATGCGGCTTCGCTGGCGAGAGACGGCAAATCGTTCGCGCTGGTGGCCAACACCGACAATCACCCCAACGAAGCTTTCAGCGGCAGCCTGGCCACCGGCAAGCTCACCCGTTTGACCAACAGCAATCCCGAACTGGCCAATGTGCAACTCGCCGGCAGCGAAGAAATTTCCTGGACTGCGCGCGACGGCTTGGAAATTACCGGACTGCTGATGCTGCCGCTGAACTACGAGAAGGGCAAGCGCTATCCCTGCCTCGTGCAGATTCACGGCGGTCCGGAAAGCGCCTACTTGGACGGCTGGAGCACCAACTATGTGCAATGGGGCGAGCTGCTGGCGGCGAATGGTTTCGTGGTGTTCAGTCCGAACTATCGCGGCAGCACCGGCCGCGGGGTGGCCTATGCCAAGGCCGATCACCAAGACCTCGGCGGCCGTGAATTCGAAGACGTGCTCGATGGCCTGGCGCATCTCGATCGGCAGGGTCTGATTGATTTGAACCGCGTCGGCATGGGCGGTTTTTCCTACGGCGGGTATTTCTCCGGCCTGGCAGCGACACGCTACAGCGAACATTTCAAGGCCGCCTCCATGGGCGCGGGCATCGCCAACTGGGTTTCGTTCACGGGAACTTCCGACATTCCCTACGAAAACTCGATGGTGCACTGGAATCTGCCGGTGTGGGAAAACATGGAAAAGGCATGGCTGGCCTCGCCCATGGCGCATGTGCAGAAGTCATCGACTGCCCTGCTCATCTCGCACGGTGACAAGGACGACCGCGTACCGCTCACGCAAGGCTGGGAAATCTACACCGCACTCAAAATGCTGGGGAAGACCGTGGAATTCGACATCTACCCGCGCGCCGCGCACGGCTTTCGCGAAGCCAACCATCAACTCTTCTCCATCAAGCGCAATCTCGAGTGGTTTGAAAAATACGTGAAAGGCGCCACCAGCGGGCCGGCGGTGCCGTGA
- a CDS encoding PEGA domain-containing protein, whose amino-acid sequence MNKSLRFALLLCCSLLSCTTKDGDLVSFEPGAGGLVVQTSLGRGRIFVDYRDTGKEAPALIADLTPGRHVVHLFLAGHNVIPDSQVISLSAGAEALVEFELRQSSSVGNVQVNSTPAGALVRVNRLPLGRTPLTIAGLASGDHELALHKGGYEPVRQSFRIRTNQTTELQPALALRPALTLVEHFSNTDCAPCPEADRIIEAVLVERGVDSAAVISYHPDFPGRQDPFFLAAQTENLSRYGFYGRPPLPFAVVDGLRRLAGTANLEARFRSALAGRSGRQATVVLDFEEFAEVMQSARAITGKVRVEALTDWAGQDAVLQLALIEREIVYPVAPGSNGQKRFFDVMRALYPSAEGRAIALAPGGSAVFDFEFARRADWTGELQVVAFVQNSVTGEVLQAHWSASD is encoded by the coding sequence ATGAATAAATCCCTTCGATTCGCGTTGCTGTTGTGCTGCAGCTTGCTCTCCTGCACCACCAAAGACGGCGATCTGGTTTCGTTCGAGCCCGGCGCCGGCGGTCTGGTGGTGCAGACGAGCCTCGGCCGCGGCCGCATTTTCGTCGATTATCGCGACACCGGCAAAGAGGCGCCGGCACTGATTGCTGACTTGACTCCGGGCCGGCACGTCGTGCATCTCTTTCTCGCCGGGCACAATGTCATTCCGGATTCCCAGGTGATTTCCCTCAGCGCCGGCGCCGAGGCGCTGGTGGAATTCGAGCTGCGGCAGAGTTCGAGCGTTGGCAATGTGCAGGTGAATTCCACGCCGGCGGGCGCGCTCGTGCGAGTCAACCGCCTGCCGCTCGGCCGCACGCCTTTGACCATCGCCGGTTTGGCCAGCGGCGATCATGAGCTGGCTCTGCACAAAGGCGGATATGAACCGGTGCGCCAGTCATTTCGCATTCGCACCAATCAAACCACCGAGCTTCAGCCAGCCCTGGCGCTGCGGCCGGCATTGACGTTGGTCGAGCATTTCTCCAACACCGATTGCGCGCCCTGCCCGGAGGCCGATCGCATCATCGAGGCCGTGCTGGTCGAAAGGGGTGTTGATTCAGCGGCCGTGATCTCCTATCATCCCGATTTCCCCGGCCGGCAGGATCCGTTTTTTCTGGCGGCGCAAACGGAGAATCTCAGCCGCTACGGTTTCTACGGCCGGCCGCCCTTGCCATTCGCGGTGGTCGACGGCCTCCGGCGGCTGGCCGGCACCGCCAATCTCGAAGCGCGCTTTCGCAGCGCGCTGGCCGGTCGCAGCGGCCGGCAGGCCACGGTGGTTTTGGATTTTGAGGAATTCGCGGAGGTGATGCAATCCGCGCGCGCCATTACCGGCAAAGTGCGCGTCGAAGCGCTCACGGATTGGGCGGGTCAAGACGCGGTTCTGCAGCTCGCTTTGATCGAGCGTGAGATTGTCTATCCCGTGGCGCCCGGCTCCAACGGCCAGAAGCGTTTCTTCGATGTCATGCGCGCGCTTTATCCCAGCGCCGAGGGCAGAGCCATCGCCCTGGCGCCGGGCGGGAGCGCCGTCTTTGACTTCGAGTTTGCGCGCAGGGCGGATTGGACCGGTGAGTTGCAGGTGGTGGCCTTTGTGCAAAACAGCGTGACCGGCGAGGTGTTGCAGGCGCATTGGTCCGCGAGTGATTGA
- a CDS encoding type II toxin-antitoxin system HicA family toxin, translated as MPGFGPIKRIDLIRHLRDLGFEGPYAGGKHQYMIKGELKLAIPNPHQSDISRDLLARILRQAGIDRETWERL; from the coding sequence ATGCCAGGCTTTGGCCCCATCAAGAGAATCGATTTGATTCGCCATCTCAGGGATTTGGGTTTTGAAGGCCCATATGCCGGCGGCAAGCATCAATACATGATCAAAGGAGAACTGAAGCTGGCGATACCCAATCCACATCAGAGCGATATCAGCCGCGATCTGCTTGCCCGAATTCTACGGCAGGCCGGCATTGATCGAGAAACTTGGGAACGACTCTAA
- a CDS encoding TlpA family protein disulfide reductase has product MKPARIVMVFSLALLGFARPERGPDFVLPDLAGGNYKLSEHLGKGPILINFWATWCVPCHAEMRKLKEIHEQYAQRGLTILAIAIDDPKTVGKVKSFVNTHRYPFHFLLDTDNKVFKLYQGSNPPLSVLLDKTGEIVYTHTGYRKGDEKKLAEQIVRLLPPE; this is encoded by the coding sequence ATGAAGCCCGCACGAATCGTGATGGTGTTCAGCCTGGCGCTGCTCGGCTTTGCGCGGCCCGAACGCGGCCCTGATTTTGTTTTGCCGGATCTCGCCGGCGGCAACTACAAGCTCTCCGAGCATCTCGGCAAAGGCCCGATCTTGATCAATTTCTGGGCGACCTGGTGTGTGCCCTGCCACGCCGAGATGAGAAAGCTGAAAGAGATTCACGAGCAATACGCCCAGCGCGGCTTGACGATACTCGCCATTGCGATTGACGATCCCAAGACCGTCGGCAAAGTGAAGAGTTTTGTCAATACCCATCGCTACCCATTTCACTTCCTGCTGGACACCGACAACAAGGTGTTCAAGCTCTATCAAGGCTCGAATCCGCCGCTGTCGGTGTTGCTGGACAAGACCGGCGAAATTGTCTACACACACACCGGCTATCGCAAAGGTGATGAAAAAAAACTGGCGGAGCAGATTGTCCGGCTGCTGCCACCGGAGTGA
- a CDS encoding transglutaminase-like domain-containing protein, giving the protein MRRGKAFVTLLSLAVTTSLAGKENYTLNGSQVSRINYTLSQRLVPAPGINLLIVSTVIPASFTSPTYNQEISNLNLQFNPPPSDREEKLDARGNKVVTATWRQPSATIVASVSLTASNWVKLATINTTAPFPLTALTGPEAAYLAATKQVAADNPLIAAKAKELTRGVTTEFDAVQRILSWVVDHVDYVLTPPSYDAIYSFNTGKGNCQNYSHLSAALLRAVGIPVRIVNGVTLNRSYDATTGEGRLTLGMAQGRHSWIDVYFPDLGWVPFDPQQSQLFTSNRYVRIEVGLDNEETTQDGLVRWTVARGTKAQPEFEETINADFPEDKTMITAKRQAYGPKNLLLSPDVKATFVPYVAAATPPPPPPKPVPAEPGKAAYTKPFVFGNLEFPEGVNFAFTREVATGAGGAQELRKNFLVETAEYVTRSAQYAQMFVLDQPVSVEKIALALQKFGGEGFLWMEILQDQDSKPGENIATSPLLAMTDLSNRPGYYWQPFDFTQKNVKLAPGRYWIALGFSGTPVVNWFYSYGKPVGPSDGTRYKTILDEDWSNSLSFEFNYRVEGKTTP; this is encoded by the coding sequence ATGCGCCGCGGAAAAGCTTTTGTAACTCTGCTTTCGCTGGCAGTCACCACCTCACTGGCCGGCAAAGAAAACTATACCCTCAATGGCAGCCAGGTTTCTCGCATCAACTATACGCTCTCGCAGCGGCTGGTGCCTGCGCCGGGCATCAATTTGCTCATCGTCAGCACGGTGATTCCCGCCTCCTTCACCTCGCCGACTTACAACCAGGAAATTTCGAATCTCAACCTGCAGTTCAATCCGCCGCCCAGCGACCGAGAAGAGAAGCTCGACGCCCGCGGCAACAAAGTGGTGACCGCCACCTGGCGGCAACCCTCGGCAACGATCGTGGCCTCGGTTTCCCTGACCGCCTCGAATTGGGTGAAGCTGGCCACGATCAACACCACTGCGCCCTTTCCGCTCACCGCGCTCACCGGCCCGGAAGCCGCTTATCTGGCTGCGACCAAGCAAGTGGCGGCGGACAATCCCTTGATTGCAGCAAAAGCCAAAGAGCTGACGCGCGGGGTGACCACCGAATTCGATGCGGTTCAACGCATTCTCTCCTGGGTCGTCGATCATGTCGATTATGTCTTGACGCCTCCCAGTTATGATGCGATCTACTCGTTCAACACCGGCAAGGGCAATTGCCAGAACTATTCCCATCTTTCTGCCGCGTTGCTGCGCGCGGTCGGCATTCCGGTGCGCATCGTCAACGGCGTCACCCTCAATCGTTCCTACGATGCCACCACCGGCGAGGGCCGCCTGACGCTGGGCATGGCGCAGGGCCGTCATTCCTGGATCGATGTCTATTTTCCCGATCTCGGCTGGGTGCCGTTCGATCCGCAACAAAGCCAGCTCTTCACCAGCAACCGCTACGTGCGCATCGAAGTCGGCCTCGACAATGAAGAAACCACGCAGGATGGTTTGGTGCGCTGGACCGTGGCGCGCGGCACCAAGGCGCAACCGGAATTCGAAGAGACCATTAACGCCGATTTCCCCGAAGACAAAACCATGATCACGGCCAAGCGCCAGGCCTACGGCCCCAAGAACTTGCTGCTTTCGCCGGACGTCAAAGCGACGTTTGTGCCCTATGTCGCAGCCGCAACGCCTCCGCCCCCGCCGCCGAAACCGGTTCCCGCCGAACCCGGCAAAGCGGCCTACACCAAGCCGTTTGTGTTCGGCAATCTCGAATTTCCCGAGGGCGTGAATTTCGCTTTCACGCGCGAAGTGGCAACCGGCGCCGGCGGCGCGCAGGAGCTGCGCAAAAACTTTCTGGTGGAAACCGCGGAATATGTCACGCGCTCGGCGCAATATGCCCAGATGTTCGTACTCGATCAGCCGGTGAGCGTGGAAAAGATCGCATTGGCGCTGCAAAAGTTCGGCGGGGAAGGATTCTTGTGGATGGAGATTTTGCAGGATCAAGATTCCAAACCCGGCGAAAACATTGCCACCAGCCCGCTGCTGGCGATGACGGATCTTTCCAACCGTCCGGGTTACTATTGGCAACCTTTCGATTTCACTCAAAAGAACGTGAAGCTGGCGCCCGGCCGCTATTGGATTGCGTTGGGCTTCAGCGGCACGCCGGTGGTGAATTGGTTCTATTCCTACGGCAAGCCGGTGGGCCCCAGCGACGGCACCCGCTACAAAACCATTCTCGATGAGGACTGGAGCAACAGCCTGTCCTTCGAGTTCAATTATCGCGTGGAAGGCAAAACCACACCGTGA
- a CDS encoding amidohydrolase family protein, with product MRLQPIFLTLCLSAGFVAAQEPAPILALTAARFFEAQTGKLLPHRVVLVQGDRIVAVQDQAAALPVNVKRLDLGEATLLPGLIDAHSHLFLHPYNEASWNDQVLQESLALRTARAVVHAEKTLLAGFTTLRDLGTEGAAYADVGIRDAIKQGIIPGPRLLVATAAIVITGGYGPAGFDPRWEVPQGAEIADGVDGVRRVVRRQIGHGADWIKVYADYRHGGVNAPTFTLDELKAAVDEAAATGHAVVAHANTPEGIRRAVLAGVKSIEHGSQADEKSLKLMLEHKVALCPTLAAVEAIAGYAAPQERAERQRRVAEQKEMFARAVRLGVNIVCGSDVGVFAHGENAWEIELMVQYGMSPHAALQAATINAAHLLGMAEQIGELAPGKLADVIAVKGDPLADIRYVRKVVFVMKEGKIYRQEARSISPGGR from the coding sequence ATGCGCCTGCAACCGATTTTTCTGACGCTGTGCCTGAGTGCTGGTTTCGTGGCCGCGCAGGAACCCGCGCCGATTCTCGCGCTCACCGCGGCGCGGTTCTTCGAGGCGCAAACCGGAAAACTATTGCCACACCGCGTTGTGCTGGTGCAGGGAGACCGCATCGTCGCGGTGCAAGACCAGGCCGCGGCGTTGCCGGTGAACGTCAAGCGCCTCGACCTGGGCGAGGCCACCCTCCTGCCCGGCTTGATCGACGCACACAGCCATCTGTTCCTCCATCCCTACAACGAAGCATCGTGGAATGATCAAGTCTTGCAGGAATCGCTGGCACTGCGCACCGCGCGTGCCGTGGTTCACGCTGAAAAAACTTTGCTGGCTGGTTTTACAACATTGCGCGATCTCGGCACCGAGGGCGCGGCTTATGCTGATGTCGGCATTCGTGATGCCATCAAGCAGGGCATCATTCCCGGACCGCGACTGTTGGTGGCCACGGCTGCGATCGTGATCACCGGCGGCTACGGGCCGGCGGGGTTCGATCCGCGTTGGGAAGTGCCGCAGGGCGCGGAAATCGCGGATGGTGTTGACGGCGTGCGCCGCGTCGTGCGCCGCCAGATTGGCCACGGCGCGGATTGGATCAAAGTCTATGCGGATTATCGCCACGGCGGTGTGAACGCGCCGACGTTTACGCTCGACGAGTTGAAGGCGGCGGTTGATGAAGCGGCTGCGACCGGACATGCGGTGGTGGCGCATGCCAACACTCCGGAAGGCATTCGCCGCGCGGTGCTGGCCGGCGTGAAGAGCATCGAACACGGCAGCCAGGCCGATGAGAAGAGCCTGAAGCTCATGCTCGAACACAAGGTCGCTCTTTGTCCGACTTTGGCCGCGGTGGAGGCGATTGCAGGTTATGCGGCACCGCAGGAACGCGCAGAACGCCAGCGCCGCGTTGCCGAGCAAAAAGAGATGTTCGCGCGTGCTGTGCGGCTCGGTGTGAATATCGTGTGCGGCAGTGACGTGGGCGTGTTCGCGCACGGCGAGAACGCCTGGGAAATCGAGCTCATGGTGCAATACGGCATGTCTCCGCACGCGGCGCTGCAAGCCGCGACCATCAACGCCGCGCACCTGCTCGGCATGGCCGAACAAATCGGTGAATTGGCGCCCGGCAAGCTCGCAGACGTCATTGCAGTCAAGGGCGATCCGCTGGCGGATATTCGCTATGTGCGCAAGGTGGTATTCGTAATGAAGGAGGGGAAAATCTACCGGCAGGAGGCGAGATCAATCTCGCCGGGTGGGAGATGA
- a CDS encoding type II toxin-antitoxin system HicB family antitoxin, with product MLTNYIHAALRRATYEILPEGMFYGEIPGFQGVYASAKTLEECREQLQEVLEGWIVLGLRMGHQFPEVEGIQLSVEREMA from the coding sequence ATGCTGACGAATTACATTCATGCTGCTTTGCGCCGTGCGACTTATGAGATTTTGCCGGAGGGCATGTTCTATGGCGAAATTCCCGGTTTTCAAGGCGTATATGCCAGCGCCAAAACCCTGGAAGAATGCCGCGAGCAATTGCAGGAAGTTCTCGAAGGTTGGATCGTGCTGGGTTTGCGCATGGGACATCAGTTCCCCGAGGTTGAAGGCATCCAGCTTTCGGTTGAACGGGAAATGGCGTAA